In BD1-7 clade bacterium, a genomic segment contains:
- the ubiE_6 gene encoding Ubiquinone/menaquinone biosynthesis C-methyltransferase UbiE: MQPQAINQQAYSTQTNQYRALIPCPPVYLAHRDFVQLLDRYLQLVPRDQPLRILDIGCGPGTSIQIMRHHLDNAGIYAEFVGVDINLTNLDVAQNLHRTDKFFTPEALHQQFTTNHFDLVTCFYVLIENTPTDIADILTSISQLAKPDGLVMIVNPSQFVYDQKRHWYGVNNQYSENTTPLKDKQIVRLDVFDPISDSHFEFSDYYYAPATYQNAFTNTGLTLLETHYPLGRANENFDWQEERYHSPVEIHCLRKQVNVH, from the coding sequence ATGCAACCACAAGCTATCAATCAACAAGCCTATTCAACCCAAACCAACCAGTATCGAGCACTCATCCCTTGCCCGCCTGTTTATCTGGCACATCGAGATTTTGTGCAGCTCCTTGATCGTTACCTACAGCTCGTACCGCGTGATCAACCACTTCGGATTCTCGACATCGGCTGCGGTCCGGGAACATCAATTCAAATCATGCGCCACCATTTGGATAACGCAGGGATTTATGCGGAGTTTGTGGGCGTCGATATTAATCTCACCAATCTTGACGTTGCGCAAAACTTGCACCGCACCGATAAGTTTTTTACCCCAGAAGCCTTACATCAACAATTCACCACTAACCACTTTGACTTGGTTACCTGTTTCTACGTGTTGATCGAAAACACACCCACCGATATAGCAGATATCCTCACATCAATATCGCAACTCGCAAAGCCGGATGGCTTGGTCATGATCGTAAATCCAAGCCAGTTTGTGTACGACCAAAAACGCCATTGGTATGGGGTCAACAATCAATATTCCGAAAACACAACGCCGCTGAAAGATAAACAAATCGTCAGATTGGATGTTTTCGACCCAATATCAGACAGTCACTTTGAGTTCTCTGATTACTACTACGCCCCCGCAACCTATCAAAACGCATTCACCAACACTGGATTAACACTGCTTGAGACGCACTACCCGCTAGGCCGCGCGAATGAGAATTTCGACTGGCAAGAAGAAAGATATCATTCACCAGTAGAGATTCACTGTTTACGTAAGCAGGTTAACGTGCATTAG
- the yceJ_4 gene encoding Cytochrome b561: MDNKYQLSALTIVLHWLVAFLVIAAIAIGYYMSGLPNGPAAAKWVQLHKSIGVIILFVAVLRLGWRWKNGWLNALSSQPIWQNTVSKWVLGLLMVATLVMPISGITMSYAGGHDIRVFGYLFLPGAEHKIKALSSMAWEVHETTAIVLLVLIGIHLLATIKHQWIDKDSVLRRMLGFRVDAE, translated from the coding sequence ATGGACAACAAATACCAACTGTCTGCCCTCACGATTGTTCTACACTGGCTTGTTGCTTTTCTAGTTATTGCAGCAATTGCGATTGGTTATTATATGTCGGGATTGCCGAATGGCCCCGCAGCCGCAAAGTGGGTGCAACTGCATAAATCCATTGGGGTTATCATTCTATTTGTCGCTGTTCTGAGGCTCGGTTGGCGCTGGAAGAACGGTTGGTTAAATGCGCTATCTAGCCAACCTATTTGGCAAAATACCGTGTCAAAATGGGTATTGGGCCTGTTAATGGTGGCAACACTTGTCATGCCCATTAGCGGCATCACGATGTCGTACGCCGGCGGCCATGATATCCGTGTTTTCGGTTACCTGTTTTTACCCGGTGCCGAACACAAGATAAAAGCCCTGAGTAGCATGGCATGGGAAGTACATGAAACAACTGCAATCGTACTACTGGTCTTAATAGGCATTCATTTACTCGCAACCATTAAACACCAGTGGATTGATAAAGATTCTGTGCTGCGGCGCATGCTCGGTTTTAGGGTCGATGCCGAATAG